From the Bacillus sp. FJAT-22090 genome, the window TTGACATTATTCGATGGAATCATACAATAGAATTAGAACATAAGGAGTTTTGTATGTATTTTTATTATTTTAAACCAATTACTTTTGTAGCATTTTTTACGAAGAATTATTTTTTGCAAAATTATTAATAAATTATTAGGAGTTGAAATTATGTCAAGTGATAACAAAAATAAGTCAATGGGTTGGTTGAAGGGAGTTCTTACAAATCAAAATCATTTTCCCGAAACAGAACAAAAAGGAAAAGAAGAAGTCTCTATTCAGCTAATAGAAGAGTATAGTAATATGGAGGATTCCTTTCCTCCAGAACAGCCTAGTAAAAAGTACATATTATCAAAAGATAACCAAGATAAGTTATCTTTAGATTTAATTGTTTCGTTAGAGAACCTACTAAATGATCGGCAATTGATGTTTTATAAAAATGAAGGACTCGAAGAACAATTACAAACTGCAAATGAATCAAATAGTCGTTTAAAGCATGATTTGGTAAAGAAAGAACAACTTGTTCAAGACAAAAATAAAGAAATACGTACACTTGAAAGTAATCTTACAAACAAACAAATGAGCTATGATCAGCTCCTAGAGGATTATAAGGAGTATCAAAGCACTTCAAGCAGTGATTTTGACAATATTTCAATTCAACTTGAGAAAGAGATCAATAAATACAACATGCTTAAAGAAGAGTCCTCCAATAATCAGTATCAAAACATGCTATCCATTAGAGAGCTGGAAGAGAGAATAAGAGAATTGGAAGTTGAAAATCAAAAATCCATTGAACAATTTACACAAGTACTAGAGGAAAAAACTGAATTAATGAAAACAATCAATGATTTTACTGAGAGAATGTCTTTTTCATTCACTACTAAAGTAACTAACAAAGATTAAAAAAGGAACTCTCCATTCACTAGTAGAGAAAGGAGACAACTTATGTCAGTCTATCTAGTAAAATTAGTAGAATTAATATCAATTAATATAGAATCAGATCAATCATTTTTGCATATTAAATTAACAACTGAAAAAGATGTAGAATTACTTTGGAAAATTGATGATTTCACAGCTGAGAATCTGAAGGCATTGACTGTGTTTGGTGAACATCATAAATACAGACTGTCCTATTATAGCTCGTGGGATTCAACTAAAAATCAATATATTAGTTATTTAACAAGGACTTTCCTAGATCAAAGTGAAAAAATCTATTTTGCTTGTTCAGAAGCATACGTAAAAGGATTAAAAGCTATTAAAACTGACGAAGTAAATAGCCAGATTCTTTTACCGTCGATTGCCACTTCTTTATCTATTGAACCTGAAAAAAAGAAACATAAAAAATCTTTGCAAAGTTTTGCCTGGGTCTCCTTAGTCTTTATGAGTGTATTGACGATCGTTCTTGTAGCAAATTCACTCTTATCTATGGCAGAAACGAATGAAAATAGTAAAGAACTTAAAAAAAATAAAACGCAAGAAATAGAAATACCTATCGCTAGCTTGAAAGGAAAAACCGACTCTTTTCAAAAAACTAGTATTCCCGAACAAGAATCTGCCCTTCCTTTAGTAGAACTTAGTGAAAACGTTAACTTTAGCATTCAGGAAGGAAACGTTGCCCTGACTTTCGATGATGGCCCTTCCAAATTCACTAAGGAAATTACAGATATTCTAAAGGAACATGATGTTGGTGGAACATTCTTTTTTATTGGAAAAAATGTAGAGAAGCATCACGATTCTATTCAATATGTCAAATTCAATGGGTATTCTATTGGAAGCCATTCTATGCATCATCACAATTTTACTAATCTATCTGTAGAACAACAGGAATACGAACTCTTACATACAAACAAATTAATTGAAAATATAACTCAGGAGAAAATAACTCTTTTTAGACCACCATACGGCTCTAAAAATGAAATTACAATAGAATTAATGGATAAAACGAACACCAAGATGGTACTTTGGAATGCTGATACGGAAGATTGGAAAAGTCAAAATGCAAACGAAATTGTTAATTATGTTGTCAATTCTAAAACCTCAGGGTCAATAATCTTACTACACGAATCACAGGCAGTTATAGAAGCATTACCAAGAATAATTGAGCATTTGAAAAATCAAGGTTTACATATTGTTAGTTTAAACTAAAGATAAAATAATATATAAAGGAGCTGCCTTTAAAACTATGGGCAACTCCTTTATTAGTCTCATTTAATAATACCTTAGTTTACCAGCCAAATACGGACTTCATGTCGCTTATACTTTTTTCTTGTTGTTTTAAGCTTTCTAAATATTCTTCTCCAGTTATCGTGTTTACTTCCATACCTAAGTCATCAATACGCTTGATATGCTCTGGATCTTGAGCTGCTTTTGAAATTGCATCTGCTAGTTTTTTGGCTATTTCTTTATCTAGACCTGCTGGAGCACCTATTCCTCTACTTAACATACGATCAATTTTTGTACCTGCAATTTCGTTCAAAGTTGGAACATCAGGTAGAAACTATCATCATTCTTAATGAAAAAATACATTTTATAGCGTGCTTATTATTTGTAGGAAAAATCAACCTTTAGTTGGGATATATTCATATACAGTTAGAAAATCAGCATATGTAGTTGGAATAATGGAGAGTTTAGTCGGAAACAAATTTATTCCAGACAAAAAAGGAGTTGTCCCTTATCGGACAACTCTTTTTTGATTATTTCAACAATCCCTGCTTCAAATCACTATGCCACTTAGTCAGCTGTGGTAAATCTTCTTCTGCGATTGTTCCAGCTTCCTTTGCTGCATACACGAGTGCATCATAATTTGTTAAACTTACGAAGGTTATTCCTGCTTCTTTAAATGCTTCCTCTGCTTTAGGAAGACCGTATGTAAAAATACTTACAACTCCTAGAACATCCAAGCCTTCTTTTTGCAGTGCTTCCACTGCAACTAAGCTGCTTCCACCTGTAGATATTAGATCTTCAATTACAACTACCTTTTGTCCTGGCACAACTTTACCTTCAATTTGATTGCCACGACCATGCTCTTTGGCTTTCGAACGAACGTACATCATTGGTAGTTCTAATACGTCGCTAACCCATGCGGCATGTGGAATTCCAGCTGTTGCTGTCCCAGCTACCGCTTCTGTTCCTAGAAAGTATTTTTCTATTGCTTCTGCTAACCCTTTTGCAATCTCTTTTCGGATTTCAGGAGAAGACATCGTAATGCGGTTATCACAGTAGATTGGAGATTTAATACCGGAAGCCCATGTGAAAAGTTCATTTGGCTTTAGCTCTACAGCTCCTACTTGAAGTAATGCTTTTGCGATTTTATTTTCTAATGTCATGCGTTTTCCTCCCACATGTTTAATACTTTTTCATACGCGAATACTGGATTTTCTGCTTTTGTGATTGCACGGCCTACTACAATGTGAGATGAGCCAAGTACTTTTGCATTTGAAGGAGTAGCAACACGAACTTGATCGTGTGTGTCTCCTTCTGCTAAACGAATTCCTGGTGTCACACGTAAGAAGTCATTGCCGCAAGCTTCTGCAATTTTTTTTGCTTCTAAAACGGAACAAACGACACCGTCGAGATTTGCTTGTTTTGCTAGTTTTGCATAGTGAACAACAGACTCATCAATTGTCGCTTGAATGAGTTGTTCCTCTTGCATTTGCTTCTCAGAAGTTGATGTGAGTTGAGTTACTGCAATAATAGAAGGTCTTCTATTTCCTGCAGTTGTACCTGCTTCTAAACCCTCTCTTGCCGCAATCATCATCGCTTCTCCACCAGCCGCATGGATATTAACGAGGTCTGCTCCAAGTCGAGCAAGTCCTTTCATCGCTTGTCCTACAGTGTTTGGGATGTCATGCAATTTTAAATCTAGAAAAACATCATGACCCATTTCTTTTAGCTTATATACAATGGAAGGGCCTTCTTGTAAATATAGCTCCATGCCTACTTTAACAAATAGTGTCTGTTCAAAATGAGACAAGAATTGATATACATCTTCTGCAGTAGCAAAATCTAATGCAATTATAGGACTGTTTTTCATAAACGATGACTCCTTCCAACTAGTTCAGATATCGTATTAAAACCTAATTCATCTAATTTATTTGGGAGCTGGTCAATTAGAGTCGGGCAAACAAAAGGATCTACAAAGTTTGCTGTACCTACTGCAACAGCACTAGCCCCTGCACTTAAGAAGTCAATGACATCTTCAATAGTAGCAATTCCACCCATACCAATAATCGGAATAGATACTTGCTTTGCTACATCATATACCATTCGAAGTGCTACAGGTTTAATTGCTGGCCCTGATAATCCTCCTGTTATATTTGCTATTACAGGTCTTCCTGTTTTAGTATCTAATCGCATCCCGAGCAGCGTATTAATCATCGTTATTCCGTCTGCTCCACCTGCTTCCACTGCTTTTGCAATGTCATTTACATTTGTAACATTAGGTGAAAGCTTTACATATACCGGAACGGAAGATACTGCTTTCACTGCTTTCGTTAATTCTTCCGCCACTTTCGGATCTGTCCCAAATGTAATACCACCTTGTTTTACATTCGGACAGGAGATATTAAGTTCCAGTGCATGAACATTTGGTACTTTGGAGATTGCTTCTGCAACTGTAACATAATCTTCTGTAATATAACCTGCTACATTTGCGATAATAGGCACATCATATTGCTCTAGCCAAGGGAGTTCATTTTCCATTACTTTCGTTAAGCCTGGATTTTGTAAGCCAATTGCATTTAACATTCCAGCAGGTGTTTCAGCTACACGAGGAGTTGGATTTCCTAATCTCGTTTCTGGTGTAGTTGCTTTAATCATAATTGCTCCAAGCTTAGAAAGATCATATAACTGCGCATATTCTTTTCCAAATCCAAAGCAACCCGAAGCTGGCATTATCGGATTTTTCAAGGAAAGGCCTGGTAATTCGACTGCTAATCTATTCATACTCGAATCACTCCTGACTCAAACACTGGTCCATCTGAACAAACTTTCACATAATCAGCATCTGTTTTTTCTGTAGTTTCGCACACACACGCAAAGCATGCACCTATGCCACAACCCATTCTTTGTTCAAATGATAGATATCCTTCTTTTTCTGGATACATTTTCTCAAGCGCAGCAAGCATAGGCGTTGGACCACAGCTATAATACACTGAAAAATCATCCTCTAATGTTTCAAGCACATTTGTAACAAATCCTGCATGACCAAAGCTACCATCAGCTGTTACGATAAATGTTTCACCGAGTTCCGTAAATTGTTTCTCATAGAAGACTACATCTTTTGTTTGGAAACCTAGCACATGAATTGGCTGTACTCCTTTATCAACCAATCTTTTCGACAGCTCATAAAGTGGAGGCACTCCAATTCCACCTCCTACAAGTAAAGCTTTTTGACCCGCTTGTATTTTATCAATTGAAAAACCATTTCCAAGAGGTCCAAGTACATCAACCTGGTCCCCTTGTCTTTTTTCAGAAAGAAGGATAGTCCCTCTTCCATCGGCGCGGTAAATCATTGTAAATTCTAATGTTTCTTTGTTAATAGAAGATATACTGATTGGTCTTCTAAGCAAAGGTTCCATTTGATCAGACACACGTATATGGACAAATTGACCTGGCTGATTCATTTCTAATGCGAGCTGTCCACTTAATGTTAGTTCAAAAATGTTCGTCGCAATTTGACTTTGGTTTACGACTTGCATTTGTTCTTGTCTGATCATGCTCGAACCTCCTGTTTCTGCATTATTTCTGTAGAGAATGTCATAGACTCAATTACTCTCAACATTGCTTCTGCTGTATCTAAAGAAGTTAAACACGGTATACCATTTTCTACTGACTCACGTCTAATGCGGAAGCCATCTCGTTCTGGTTGCATGCCTTTAGTTAGTGTATTAATAACAAATTGTGCATTTCCTTTTTGAATGACATCTAAAATCGTTGTGCCTTTTGAGCCAATTTTATCTACAATATCAACTGGAATGCCAGCTTTTTGGATTATATCTGCTGTTCCTTCTGTAGCTATAATTCGGAAGCCTATATTATAAAATCTTTTTGCGATCTCAGTAGCTTCTTCTTTGTCTTTATCTGAGATGGTCATTAGGACAGAGCCATGATCTTTAATTTCCATTCCAGCTGCTACTAAACCTTTATATAAAGCTTTTTCTAAGGTAATGTCTTTCCCCATTACTTCACCGGTCGATTTCATCTCTGGTCCTAGTGTAATATCCACTCTGCGAAGTTTTGCAAAACTAAATACCGGTACCTTTACGTATACTCCTGGACTATTTGGAGCAAGCCCTGGTTTGTATCCTTGTTTTACAATGGATTGACCTAATATTGCTTTTGTCGCAATGTTTGCCATTGGAATTGATGTTATTTTACTTAAGAAAGGTACTGTACGACTTGAACGTGGATTTACTTCAATCACATATACTTCGTCTTTTGAAATGACGTATTGAATGTTCATTAACCCGACAATCTTTAATCCTTTAGCAAGACGAGTTGTGTAATCTACCAGTGTATCGATATGTTTTTGTGATAGTTTTTGCGGTGGATACACAGCGATTGAGTCACCAGAGTGAACTCCTGCTCGTTCAATATGTTCCATGATTCCTGGAATGAGTACATTTTCCCCGTCACAGATAGCATCAACTTCGACTTCTGTTCCAGTTAAATAACGGTCGATTAACACTGGTTTTTCTGGACTCGCTTCTACAGCATTTTCCATATAATGTTTGATTTCATCTTCGTTATATACGATTTGCATCGCACGACCACCAAGCACATAGGAAGGTCTTACTAATACTGGATAACCAATTTCATTTGCAATTACAATCGCTTCCTCTACAGAAACTGCAGTTTTTCCTAATGGTTGTGGAATTCCGATTTCGTGCAGGGCAGCTTCAAACTTATTACGGTTTTCCGCTCGATCAATATCCTCTAGTGTAGTACCTAGAATTTTAACTCCTCTTTCTTCTAATGCATCTGCTAGGTTGATAGCTGTTTGTCCTCCGAATTGAACAACAACTCCTTTTGGTTGCTCTAGGTCCACGATATGCATTACATCTTCTATTGTTAATGGTTCGAAATATAATTTGTCTGAGATAGAGAAGTCAGTTGAAACTGTTTCCGGATTATTATTAATAATGATCGCTTCATATCCTGCTTCTTTAATTGCCCATACAGAATGTACAGTTGCGTAGTCAAACTCTACCCCTTGCCCAATACGTATCGGACCAGAACCTAATACAATGACACTTTCTTTTTCCGAACGGATGGATTCGTTTTCTTCTTCATACGTACCATAGAAGTAAGGTGTTTCCGATTCAAATTCTCCTGCACAAGTATCAACCATTTTGTATACTGGTACAATTCCATGTTCTTTTTTGAAGTCATACACTTCTATTTCTTTTACATCCCAATATTTTGCGATTGTTTTATCAGCAAATCCCATACGTTTTGCTTTGTATAATACTTCTTGATTGAAAGGATTTTCTTGAATAACCTTCTCATATTGCACAATGTTTTGTAGTTTGTTTAAGAAAAACACATCGATTTGGCTCCACTCATGGATTTGCTCTACCGATACGCCTCTACGCAACGCTTCTCCGATGAAGAACAAACGCTCATCACCTGCACGTCGAATACGTTTTTTCATCCACTCGTCTGTAATAGATTCACTGTTTTTCATTTCTAAATGGAAGTGTCCAGTTTCAAGAGAACGAACTGATTTTAAAATTGCTTCTTCAAACGTACGACCAAGTGACATTACTTCACCAGTTGCTTTCATCTGTGTTCCAAGATTACGTTTTGCAGATTCGAACTTATCGAATGGCCATCTAGGAATTTTAGCAACAATATAATCGAGAGCAGGTTCGAAGCAAGCGTATGTTTTTTCTGTAACAGGATTCATCATTTCATCCAATGTTAATCCGACAGCTATTTTTGCAGCTAGTTTTGCTATTGGGTAACCAGTTGCTTTTGATGCAAGCGCTGAAGAACGACTAACACGTGGGTTAACTTCAATAATGTAGTAGTTAAAGCTATGTGGATCAAGTGCTAGCTGAACATTACATCCACCTTCAATTTTTAATGCACGAATAATTTTTAGCGATACATTTCGTAGCATTTGGTTTTCACGATCTGATAATGTTTGAGTTGGTGCAACTACGATAGAGTCCCCTGTATGAATTCCAACTGCATCTACGTTTTCCATATTACATACAACAATTGCATTATCCGCAGAGTCACGCATTACCTCATACTCTATTTCTTTATATCCAGCAATGGATTTCTCAAGAAGACACTGCGTTACTGGGCTATATTTTAATCCGCTTGTTACGATTTCCAATAAGTCTGCATCATTATGACAGATTCCACCACCTGTTCCTCCAAGGGTGAATGCCGGGCGCACGATTACAGGGTAGCCAATTCTTTCAACAAATGCTTTTGCTTCCTCTAAATTATGAATGATATCACTTTCTGGAACTGGTTCATTTAATTCATTCATCAATGTACGGAATAAATCACGATCTTCCGCTTTATGGATTGCCTCCAGTTTTGTACCTAGAATTTCAATACCTAGTTCATCCAAAATACCTGATTCATCCAGCTGAATGGCCATATTCAGACCAGTTTGACCACCTAGTGTTGGAAGTATTGCGTCAGGACGCTCCTTACGAATAATTTTGCTTACAAAAGGTAGAGTGATTGGTTCGATATATACTTTATCTGCTATTTCTGTGTCAGTCATAATTGTCGCTGGATTAGAATTTACAAGGATTACTTTATATCCTTCCTCTTTTAATGACATACACGCTTGTGTTCCAGCATAGTCAAACTCAGCTGCTTGACCGATTACAATTGGACCAGATCCGATAACTAAAATTGTTTCTATATCTTTACGTTTAGGCATTTGAATTCTCCTTTTTGTCTCTAGCATTCATTAATTCGATAAACTGATCAAATAGATGAGTAGAATCTTCAGGTCCCGAAGATCCTTCAGGATGGAACTGTACACAGAACACTGGGAACTTTTTATGTCTTACACCTTCAACCGTACCGTCATTCAATGCAACATGTGTAATTTCTAAATCTGTATTTGCAATTGAGTCTGCATCAATTGCATAACCATGGTTCTGAGAAGTTAACTCTGTTCTTCCAGTAGTTAAATCTTTTACCGGATGATTCCCTCCACGATGTCCAAATTTTAATTTAAATGATGTTGCTCCACTTGCTAGAGAAATAAGCTGATGACCAAGACATACTCCGAAAATCGGAACGTTTCCAATAATTCCTTTCACCATTTCGATAGCCTCTGGTATATCGGTTGGATCTCCAGGTCCATTTGAAAGCATTACACCATCTGGATACATACCTAAGATTTCTTTTGCGGAAGTGTTATATGGCACAACTATAATGTCGCAATCGCGTTTGTTTAATTCTCTTAAAATACCGTGCTTCATACCAAAATCTACTAATACTACTCTTTTTCCGCGTCCTGGACTTGGATATGGACGTGTTATGGAAACCTGTTCTACAACATTTCTTGGTATTTCAGTAGATTTCAATGTCTGAACTATTTCTTCTACCTTAACTTCTTCTCCAGCTTTTGTTAGCTGCCCTTTTAAGGACCCGTGTTTACGAATAATACGGGTTAACTTTCTTGTATCGATTCCTTCAATTCCTGGAACATTTTTTGCTGCTAAAAATTCACTTAATGAGCCAGCACTTCTAAAATTAGATGGTTGTTCTGCAAGCTCTCTAACAACTACACCAGAAAGTCCAATCTCAATAGCTTCAAAATCATCAGGGTTTACACCATAATTACCAACCATTGGGTAAGTAAACGTTAATATTTGACCACAGTTGGAAGGGTCGGAAATAGATTCCTGATAACCGGTCATAGCCGTTGTAAATATTACCTCACCAATTGTCCCTTCCTCACTTCCAAATGCATTTCCTTTAAATACAGTGCCGTCTTCTAATATTAAATATCTTGTTTTCATGCGTTCTCCTCCTGCCATACGATTTCTCCGTTGAAAATAGTTAATTGAGGCCATCCATTACAAGCCCAACCGTCAAATGGTGTATTTTTACCTTTTGATAAAAATGCTTCTTTATCAATCGCTTGTTCTTTTTCTAAGTCAATCAAAACTAAATCAGCAGGTGCCCCCTCTTCTAGTTTTCCAAACTCAAATCCAAAAACTTCAGCAGGCTTTATCGTTAAGTAATCTAATAACTGTTTCAAAGTCCACTCACCAGTTTTCACAAAATGTGTATACAAGAGAGGAAATGATGTTTCTAGTCCGACAATTCCAAATGGTGCTTTTTCGAATCCATTTGCTTTTTCTTCTTCTGTATGAGGAGCATGATCTGTTGCAATAAAATCTAGCGTGCCGTCGAGCAATCCAGACCGAAGTGCAAGCATATCTTCTTTCCCTCTTAATGGTGGATTCATCTTCCAAACGGCATTATTCGATGGAATATCATCCTCGTTAAGCAATAAATGATGAGGACTTACTTCTGCTGTCACTTTTACTCCAGCTTTTTTAGCATCTCTAATTACACGGACAGATTCCTTCGTACTAACGTGACAAACATGATAATGTGCTCCCGCTGCTTCAGCGAGTAAAATATCCCGGGCTATATGTACTGATTCTGAAACGGAAGGGATCCCTTTTAGTCCAAGTTCTTCATTTCGTTTTCCTTTGTGCATAACTCCACCGTATATAAGTGAGTTTTCTTCACAGTGAGCTACTACAGGAATTTGAAAATTTGCTGCTTCCTCCATCGCTTCTAGCATTGTGCCAGCTGCCTGCACGCCTACTCCATCATCTGTTAAAGCAAATGCTCCTAGCTTTTTCAATGCTTCAATATCTGTTCTTTCTTTTCCAGCTTGGCGAATAGTGATAGATGCATACGGCAACACTCGCACAAGCGCATTTTTCTCTATTAAGTCTAAAACATGGGTGAAGTTTTCAACTGTATCTGGTACGGGTCTCGTATTTGGCATTGCACAGATGGTTGTATATCCACCTTTAGCTGCTGCTTTCGTTCCACTTTCAATCGTCTCCTTGTGCTCGCCACCTGGCTCACGTAAATGAACATGTACATCGATGAAACCAGGAGAAAGTAACATACCTTTACCATCGATTACTTGTGCATCATTTATTGTTTCATTCATCCCAATTTTAGTGATTACTCCGTTTTCTATCACAACTGAAGTGTTTTCTAAATTTCCTTCATTGTTAACTATTTGAACGTTTTGAATAATTTTTGTCATCCTATTCTCTCCCTTTCAAAATCATTTCAATGACTGCCATCCGAATGAAAACACCATTTTCTATTTGCTTAAAGATTCTTGAACGATCTACTTCAATTAGTTCACTCGCTATTTCAATATCTCTATTAAATGGACCTGGATGCATAATGATTGCATTTTCCTTCATCCTTTTTTCTCTTTCTACAGTCAATCCATACGCTGCATGATAACTTTCATTTGTAAAGTATGATTTTCCATCATGTCTTTCATGCTGTACACGAAGCATCATCATTACATCACTTGTCTCAATTATTTCATCCATATTGTTGACTGCATCAAATTCTGCTTGCCACTCGGGTGGGCATACAAAATTAACTTTCGCTCCAAGTCTTATAAGCGCATCTGCATTTGACCGGGCAACTCGGCTATGTGCAATATCTCCAACTATAGTTATTTCCTTATTTTCAAACGTCCCGAATTCTTGTTGGATAGTCAATAAATCAAGGAGGCTTTGTGTAGGATGATTCCCTGTTCCATCTCCGCCGTTAATAATGACTGGTTTTACTTTTTCTATTAATTCATCAAAGAAGTTATTTTGTTCATGTCTGATTACAACCGCATCAACCCCAATTGATTCTAAGGCTTTCACCGTGTCATATAGTGTTTCTCCTTTTAAAGTGCTAGAAAAGCCAGCCTCAAAAGGAAGTACATTTAAATGTAACTTTCTCTCGGCCATTTCAAAGCTCATTTTTGTTCGTGTACTCGGTTCAAAAAATAAGTTAGCCATTGTGTAGTTATGTTTTAACGTGGATTGTTCGCCTTCACGAAATGCTTGAGCTAGTTTTAAAATATCCATAATTTGTTCTTTAGATAATTCTTTCATCGATACTAAGTTTTTCATCTATATCCCCCTATATTAAATGCATGTTGGCATATTTGCGTTCAGATTTTTATCGATTTAGCTCGATAAATTCCTCGAAAGATCTATGACATCCGCCGGAGGCTTTAACTTTATTCAGAAATTTGTCTCAATGAAGTTAAAAACCTTCTCGAAAAGTCTCGAGAAGGTTCGTTTTTGCATAGACAAGTAAAGGATCTTATGGAAAATCCCTACTCTTCTAGCCGAACCTTTTGTTGACTCTCTGTTCAACTTCTTAAAAGGTTATTTATTCTTTTTGTTCCATACCTGCAATTGGTTCTTCTTTTCTACCCGGAAGCACTAGGTTTAAAATAACCCCAATAATCGCTGCTAATGCCATTCCTTCAATACTTAATGATTCTGATACAACAAACTTCGCACCACCGATACCTATTACTAAAATTACAGATGCAATTACTAGATTACGATTATTACCGAAGTCAATATTGTTTTCTACGAGCATTCGAAGACCACTTGATGCAATAATTCCGAATAGGAGTATGGAAACTCCACCTAGAACTGCTGTTGGAATCGATGCGATCACTGCCATAACTTTTCCAAGGAATGAAATAGCTATCGCAACGACAGCTGCACCTAAAATTACATATACACTATATACACGTGTGATGGCCAAAACTCCGATGTTTTCACCATAAGTCGTTTTAGGTGGTCCACCGATTAGTGAACTAACAAATGTTCCTAAACCATCACCTAGTAAAGAACGATGTAAACCTGGTTCTTTTATATAATCACGTTCAACTACTTTACCAAGTACTAATTGATGACCTATATGTTCTGAAATTGTTACAATTACGATTGGAACCATAATTAGCAACAACTTAGAAGTTATTACAAAATCATAATCTATTCCTGGAATTAAGAAGTCAGGTACTTCAAACCACTGCGCTTGTTTTACTGCTGTGTAATCAATAATCCCAATGGCTGCTGAGTAAATATAGCCTACTATTAAACCGATTAAAATTGGCATAGTGCTTAAAATGTTTTTAAAATAAATGGTGCAGAAAATCGCTGTAAATAATGTTACAAGAGCAGCAGAGAAGTGTGTAAAGCTATATACCGAGTTACCATCTACTTTTATATTCATCGCCATATCTACAGCTACTCCAGCAAGTCCTAATCCAATAACCATGATTACGGGACCAACTACAATTGGGGGTAGTAGTTTCATAATCCATTTATACCCGCTTTTCCAAATAACCAGGGCAACTATTCCGTACGTAATACCAACAAACATCCCACCGATCATTGCACTTCCGGCTCCACTAACTTTTGTTGCTAAAATAATAGGAGCAATGAATGCAAAGGATGAACCTAAGTATGCTGGTACTTGAAATTTCGTGATTAAAAGAAAGAAAATCGTTGCTATACCGCTAGTAAGTAATGCAATTGCAGGACTTAACCCAACTAGCTGTGGCACTAAAATAGTGGAACCAAACATCGCAAACATATGTTGAAAACTTAATGTTATAAGTTGTCCACCTGATGGCTTTTCGTTTACGTCTAACACTGCATTTGTCATGGGATTTTCCTACCTTTTTCCATAAGATTTATTATTCAAAGATGGTAACTGCATCAACCTCATCTGTTTCTACTACTTTTACAACAATTCTTTCACTACTTGATGTCGGAATATTTTTACCAACATAATCCGCTCTAATTGGAAGCTCCCGATGCCCCCTGTCAATTAATACCGCTAATTGAATTTGAGCAGGTCTACCTAAATCCATCACTGCATCCATAGCAGCACGGACCGTTCTTCCTGTGTATAACACATCA encodes:
- a CDS encoding dihydroorotase, with the protein product MTKIIQNVQIVNNEGNLENTSVVIENGVITKIGMNETINDAQVIDGKGMLLSPGFIDVHVHLREPGGEHKETIESGTKAAAKGGYTTICAMPNTRPVPDTVENFTHVLDLIEKNALVRVLPYASITIRQAGKERTDIEALKKLGAFALTDDGVGVQAAGTMLEAMEEAANFQIPVVAHCEENSLIYGGVMHKGKRNEELGLKGIPSVSESVHIARDILLAEAAGAHYHVCHVSTKESVRVIRDAKKAGVKVTAEVSPHHLLLNEDDIPSNNAVWKMNPPLRGKEDMLALRSGLLDGTLDFIATDHAPHTEEEKANGFEKAPFGIVGLETSFPLLYTHFVKTGEWTLKQLLDYLTIKPAEVFGFEFGKLEEGAPADLVLIDLEKEQAIDKEAFLSKGKNTPFDGWACNGWPQLTIFNGEIVWQEENA
- a CDS encoding carbamoyl phosphate synthase small subunit; this encodes MKTRYLILEDGTVFKGNAFGSEEGTIGEVIFTTAMTGYQESISDPSNCGQILTFTYPMVGNYGVNPDDFEAIEIGLSGVVVRELAEQPSNFRSAGSLSEFLAAKNVPGIEGIDTRKLTRIIRKHGSLKGQLTKAGEEVKVEEIVQTLKSTEIPRNVVEQVSITRPYPSPGRGKRVVLVDFGMKHGILRELNKRDCDIIVVPYNTSAKEILGMYPDGVMLSNGPGDPTDIPEAIEMVKGIIGNVPIFGVCLGHQLISLASGATSFKLKFGHRGGNHPVKDLTTGRTELTSQNHGYAIDADSIANTDLEITHVALNDGTVEGVRHKKFPVFCVQFHPEGSSGPEDSTHLFDQFIELMNARDKKENSNA
- the carB gene encoding carbamoyl-phosphate synthase large subunit codes for the protein MPKRKDIETILVIGSGPIVIGQAAEFDYAGTQACMSLKEEGYKVILVNSNPATIMTDTEIADKVYIEPITLPFVSKIIRKERPDAILPTLGGQTGLNMAIQLDESGILDELGIEILGTKLEAIHKAEDRDLFRTLMNELNEPVPESDIIHNLEEAKAFVERIGYPVIVRPAFTLGGTGGGICHNDADLLEIVTSGLKYSPVTQCLLEKSIAGYKEIEYEVMRDSADNAIVVCNMENVDAVGIHTGDSIVVAPTQTLSDRENQMLRNVSLKIIRALKIEGGCNVQLALDPHSFNYYIIEVNPRVSRSSALASKATGYPIAKLAAKIAVGLTLDEMMNPVTEKTYACFEPALDYIVAKIPRWPFDKFESAKRNLGTQMKATGEVMSLGRTFEEAILKSVRSLETGHFHLEMKNSESITDEWMKKRIRRAGDERLFFIGEALRRGVSVEQIHEWSQIDVFFLNKLQNIVQYEKVIQENPFNQEVLYKAKRMGFADKTIAKYWDVKEIEVYDFKKEHGIVPVYKMVDTCAGEFESETPYFYGTYEEENESIRSEKESVIVLGSGPIRIGQGVEFDYATVHSVWAIKEAGYEAIIINNNPETVSTDFSISDKLYFEPLTIEDVMHIVDLEQPKGVVVQFGGQTAINLADALEERGVKILGTTLEDIDRAENRNKFEAALHEIGIPQPLGKTAVSVEEAIVIANEIGYPVLVRPSYVLGGRAMQIVYNEDEIKHYMENAVEASPEKPVLIDRYLTGTEVEVDAICDGENVLIPGIMEHIERAGVHSGDSIAVYPPQKLSQKHIDTLVDYTTRLAKGLKIVGLMNIQYVISKDEVYVIEVNPRSSRTVPFLSKITSIPMANIATKAILGQSIVKQGYKPGLAPNSPGVYVKVPVFSFAKLRRVDITLGPEMKSTGEVMGKDITLEKALYKGLVAAGMEIKDHGSVLMTISDKDKEEATEIAKRFYNIGFRIIATEGTADIIQKAGIPVDIVDKIGSKGTTILDVIQKGNAQFVINTLTKGMQPERDGFRIRRESVENGIPCLTSLDTAEAMLRVIESMTFSTEIMQKQEVRA